In the genome of Candidatus Bathyarchaeia archaeon, the window CTTGCACCTATAATAACTCCTAAGATCGGTTCATCTATGGATATCATCGCTGAATCTTTTGACGCTTCCCTGCAAACATTAGACACTATTTGCGCGATCTGTTCAACCAATCTAATATCAGAGAGAGCAGTATTGAAAAGTGCGGCTTCTTTACCAACCTCTATATAGGAAGCTAGGGTGAAGGGGCCCGTTATAGCTGCCTTAACATTAACTTTTAATCCTTTTTCCCTTACATACTTCATAGTCCATGAGAAGGGTTTAAGTCCGGGTGGTTTAACATCAACATCTATATCTTTACCTACCAGCCTGTACCTATTACGTTCATAAATTATCCCGCAATTTTGAGCCACAAGATCGTCCAGGAATTGTCTTCCCATATCGCTTAGCTGCGGATAAGCTGGGAAATCTATTCCTAAAGCAACCAAGTCTTTTATACATCTCTCCCTATTAGCGTCAGAATCCTCTAGGGGAAAGCTTCCAATAGTGGATGTATAGTAACCCTTTAGATCCAATGCTTCACCCCGATTCAAAACGCTATAAAAATTTAACCGTTTTTATAGAGTAGAATCCTCTATCTCTTCCCCCACTTCCTCAGATTCTTCAAGACTTTCTAGATCATCTAGCAGTTCAAACCCCTCTAAACATATTTCGCTTCCACATTTTTTGCAGACAATCAGCAGCTCTTTAAGCCTCCCCTGAGAATCCATCTTCACGTCTATTATTTCATAATTTAAGTTACTTTCATCTTCCGGCGATATTATATTTCCGCATGAGGGGCAAGGGAAGTCTCCCTCTCCCTCAATCTTTGTCAAGTTTATCCTGTAGAGCAGATTTTCACCCGCATCTATTTGGTTGTCTCCGTTTAACATTTCTTTTATATTGGTTTAAAAGTTTTTAGGTTTAAAAGAGACGTAAATTAATCTAAAACTGGCTTACGTTTTCATTTAAAAACTTCTGATGAATTTCTCTATACATGTAGAATCTGGATCAATAGATAGGTCTAACATAGCATACGCCGCGTAAGCATTATAATATGGGCTCCCTTTCCTAGAGAACAGTGTTAGGATTTTCCCGCCATGATTAATTTTATATCCATTGAAGGTCGGCTCATGCCCTCTAATCACAAGCTTAACATTCAAAATTTCGAGAAATCTCTTGGTGACATCTTCACCAAACAGATACCCAGCTCCGCGTGGAGAAGGTTTTTTGCCACATATATCATCGCTTGGATCATTCCATAAAATTTCTTCTAGATGGCTCTCAAACGGATGTTTTCTATACGCGAACGCCAAATCCTCTAAACTCTTAGCTTCGCTTGGAACGCCACCGTGAAGCATCACAAACCTATTTTCCACGATTGCGGCTGTATAAAAGCGCCTGAAAAGAAAGCTCAGCTCGCTATAGATCCTTAATCCATCCGCCTTAAATCTCCTCATTAAGCGATATGGCAGATCATGCGGATAAGCCAGCAGATCCTCAGGCCCCTCATGATTGCCCTGAAGAAGTATAATTTTCTCTGGGAAAAACTTCTTTAACGTTAAGATTACATAGTAGACTTCTGGCGAATATATGCCTCTGTCTCCATAATCGCCGAGAAAAATCAAGTAAATGTCATGTTTCGCCAGCGCCTTCTCAACGAACTTTGTTTCAGACAATATATGCTTTAAACTCGTCAGATCTCCATGGATATCTCCTATAATGATTGCTTCTCCAGCGGGAGGAACATAGATAAGCTTGCCAAGGGTTATCAGTTTTCCTCCACCCTTCTCCTCCTCAGATAAAATCTGGTTAACATGCTCAATTAGGCGGAGATATTCTTGTGAACTAACCCTTAAAGATTCGCTGAACAGGTCGTCTAAGCGCATCAAAACCCTTCCTTAAGGTAAAATAGTTGCTTATTCAGAAATATTTTATCTTGCGTAGGATATTTAGATTTACTCTTGATAGAGTATGGAGGTTGGAGGATTAAAAATATGCCTCTTCAAAAAGTTGGTTTTGAGGAGACTTTAAAGAAAGCGGTTGTCGAGCAAGGTCTATGTGTTGGATGCGCAACATGCGTTGTTTCATGCCCATTTAATTGCCTCGAATACATTGATAGTGCGCCTAAAATCGTTAGTGACTGCAAGGTGTGTGGCATATGTGCTCAAATATGTCCAAGATTCGACTTCTCCATGCCGTCGCTAGAGGAATTTGTCTTTGGGAGAAAGCGTAGCGCTGAGGAAGAGTTTGGTATTTATAGGCGAGTTGTCGTAGCCCAAACGACAAGTAGCGATATACTAAACGTTTGCCAAGATGGTGGGGTCGTAACTTCTCTTCTAATATTCGCGCTAGAAGAAGGTCTAATTAATGGGGCAGCTTTATCTGGTAAAAGCCCTCAAGAGCCTTTAAAAGCTGTTCCAAAACTTGCTCTTTCAAAGAGCGATATGCTTGAAAACGCGGGAACTAGGTACACTTATTCTCCCAACATGCTTGCACTTAGAGAAGGCGTCCAGAAGAAAATTGGAAGACTGGCCTTTGTTGGAACACCATGTCAGATACATGCATTTAGAAGAATGCAAATGCTTCCATTAAAGAAGTATGCTGACTCCGTAAAGTTTACAGTGGGCCTCTTCTGTAGTGAGAGCTTCACATATGAAGGTTTAATTAAGCATTTTCTGCAAGAGAAAATGGGCATCCTGCCGAGCGAGGTAGTAAAAATCAATATAAAGGGCAAGATGCTGCTGAAAATGAGGAGCGGCGAAGTTAAGGCGTTATCGCTGAAGGAAGTTAAAGATTACGCATGTAGTTTCTGTAGTGTGTGTCCAGACTTCTCTGCGGAGCTAGCCGATATATCTGTTGGGGGGTTAGGGCTTGAAGGTTGGTCTCTGACAATAGTGCGTACAGAAATGGGTGAAGAAATCTTCAGGAGGGCGGAGTCAAAGGGCATGGTGAAAACTAAGCCTGTGGAGGATAGTAGGCTCATTGATCTTCTGATTAAGATGTCAAAAAGGAAAAGAGAAGCGTCCACGAAGGTCGGTGGACTTACTTGAATTGATGCTTAACAGTAATTGAGGGATCTCATTAAAAGATCTACATTTATTCTTCCAGCGGTAAATATCCTTCCAGTCTTCTCGTTCACAATAGTTATCTTTGCCGGGGCAAATATCTTCGAATCAACTTTATAAAAGTCTTGCCCAGCCTCCTTGAATATTTCCGCAAATGTTTTTCCATAATCCTTCGAAGATGATGAGACGGCTTCTTCAGCGATGCTCTTCAAATAGCTATCATCCTTATGCCTCACAACATAATAGGCCGAGCCTCCATATAGTATGGCGTCATTCGATCTACCCATAGATTCAATTACATCTGGATGTGGTGGCGGTATAGGCGCTTGCCCAAAAGCGTAGGACACTATGCCCGGATCTAAGCCGAGCTCAATTAATTTATACATGCCTACCTCAACTATTCTACCGGAAACCTGCGTTAAGCCAGCTATAGACGAGGTTGACGCAACCACAATAAATAGGCGCTCGGCCGATATACGGCAAGCTTCGGCGATCATTTCAATAGCTTCTTCCGGAGGCTCTCTAGAAGACTCTAAAACGATCACCGATTCACCGAACTCATCTTTGTAACCGATCTTCTCATATATGCTTTTAGGCTTTTGAGCTAGAGCCCTAGCAGGCCCAGACCCCATAGCGGTATACTCGCCGACCTTGATTCTCCAACCAGCCATTTGTGAACCCAACGTTGAAATTGAAGGGTAATCGGTATAAACGTTCACCGATGGGATATCTAATTCGCCTAGGTGCATAAGTGAAAGTTGCGCCTCGCCTAAGCCGCCTAAGCATATCTCTACGATGAGTTTACCTATTAAAAAGCCTCCCCCAGCTTTTATTCCAGCGTCAATTACATGCGCTCCTAAGCAGCTTTTTTCAACAGTAACGTTGTATTTTTCAGGGTTCTCGCATATTTCTTTAACAATTTTCATAGCTTCGCTATTCACGCTTGGAATCAATAAGAAAAACCTCCTTAACCCGATTACTGCAGATACTTTTCATGGGATGCTAGATGCGGGTTCTTAGGCTTCGATATAAAAAGTCTTCCGTCGCCATCGTCAGCCATATCTCCTATAAAACGATAGAATGGCCCAATTATTTTTTCTCCATCAACATTGACGCTGGGCCTTACATCGTCTATTGAGAATGTTGGGAGAATCGATGGAACATGGCCGCATATAATTATTCTTCCTCCCCGCATGCCGCCCCCAGCCTTACCAGCGCAATCTCCGTGAACAAGTATTGTTCCCTCAATCATGTTCACGCCAACAAAGTGTTTGACAGAACCATAAATCCTGATCAGCCCACCCCTCATTAAGCATCCAACCTCCCTACCAGCGTCACCATGCACAACTATTGATCCACCCCTCATGCCTTCAGTGCTTCCACGATACGGGGCGCCGAGACCGTCGCCAGCTGAACCGTTGATCTCGATTCTACCACCTTTCATTGAGCCTCCAGCCCAAGAATCAGCGTAACCATTAACTATTATTTCACCACCACTCATTCCTTCACCCAAGTGCATGCCAATATTACCGTTTACGATAATTTTCCCCCTGCTCATGTTTGCTCCAACTTTTCGAACCTTGATAAAGTTTCCAGTAAGATACATTATAATCTCGTCGCCACCAGATCTTTCAAGCGTCACGTTGAACAGGTCGTTCAGGCAGCGTATCTTATTGCCTTCCCAAACTTTTAGCTTCACTATTTCTTCTACGCTTTTTCCGTCAAAAACATCCGGAGATAGGCAGTCCGCATATATGGGAACCCTAAACTCATATTTAGGAGTAATATTGAAAATTATTTCTCACACCCCCTTAACCTCTAAGGTAATTGGCATCGAGGCCTTAAGATACCTTTCCGGAATAAAGTAATTGTCAAATTCAACAGTCCAATATTCTCTAAACTTTTTCTTCAAGTTCGCCACCGCATTTAAAGATGCATCACTTGCAAGCGACATGCCCGCGAAATTTATCCAATATGTTTTTCCATCAAAGGCCTTAACTATTTCGCCATCTTTAGCAACGATCTCTCCGCTCTTAATTGTATACGCGGCTCTAGCGAATGCTTTACGAATCACTTTGTAGTCGGCTGAAGGATCGATTTTTCTTGGATTAACATTATATATCGCTATGTCTGCGTCGGCGCCGACCCCTAAATGCCCCTTATTCTTTAAGCCTAAGGCTTTCGCTTGCCCAGCCCTTGTAATTATCGCTATCTCATAGAACGTGAGCTCTCTATCTATGCTTGGAAGCAGAGATTTAGCTCTAGCCTTCCTGTTTATCTTCTTTAGTATCCTTTCTCTAGTCTTTCTGCTCATTAGCCAGCATATTATTTGAGGGTATTCTGTAAATGGGCCGCCATTAGGATGATCCGTTGTAAGATAGATTTTCCATGGATCTTTTATTAGAAGGGCTAGCTCAAGCCCGATAGACCACATCGTCGCATGCACATAGCTCTTCTTCCTATACTTAAATGGAACTATTCCCGAGCTCGTCTCAACCTCAACATCGTGGTTAACCCACTTATTCCCGCTTAACTCGTAGAGAGTATATTGCCACGGACCATCTGCAGTCATAGTAGTCGTATCCGTGAAAATAACTTGACCCATGTCTAAAGTCACATGTTTGTGGGCGTTAACATACCTCGCGATCTCCTCAGCTCCACTCCTCATGTTTGCCCAGCTATCACCCTTAAAGGCGCTAAATTGGCAGTGCGTAATATGGATAACTGGTCTATCGGACAGCGCCAGATCCTTCACACAATCCATTGTCTCAATCGTTGTAACGTAGTTGCCCGGCTGACCAAGCCTATTTGTGTGAACGTGAATGGTGTGCGGCAAACCAAGAATTTTGCTCACCGTACATAATCCGCGAACAATCTCCTTTGGAGTCACATTAAAGTATGGGACTGGGTCATCTAAACCCTTAACATTTCTGCCAAAACCCCACGCCTCTAAGCCTCCAGGGTTCACTATTTTGATAGCGTAGCCTTTGGTTGCCATAATCATCCAGGCTACGTGCTCAGCGCATTCTTTAATTAAACCATCTCTCAAATATTCCAGAACGAACCACCAGTCTCCTAGAAGCGGGAACGTCATCTTGTCAACTATTGGGGTGTCCTCCAGCTCCTCATGGGTATGTCTAGCTTCTAGAGGGGGCATGGAGGGGTTGCAGAGGAAAGTGTAGCCCATCCGTACATACCTATAGCCAGTTGTAAAGGTGGATGGAACCGAGTATCCGACGCCCGACCTAGTCAATGACGTTTTTGGTTCAACATCATAAACGTGGTCCTCTGGCCTCAGTAGCCTTCCAGAATTAACCTCTGATCCAGCAATGTGTGTATGTATGTCAATTCCGCCCGGCATAACTATCATTCCAGAAGCATCTATGGTTTTTGCCTCGCGCTCATCAACTTCCTCAACTATTTTACCGTTCTTAACGCATATGTCCATTATTTCGCCGTCTACATCATTCAAAGGATCATAAACGAAACCATTTTTTATGAGCATGATCATTTCTACAGGTCAGCACCCCTAGTTAATCACTTATAAATGCGAATATTAAGTAGGTTAATTTATCTTTTCCTATAAACCAGAAAAGTTGAAATTATGGATTTAACGCGTAATTATTTTGAGTTAGTGAGATTAACGGGCATGTAAAGCTATTCTCTCCAGCTCATTTCTGCGTTGTATAGCGTAGCTCTTTAAATCTTTGTTCGCCGCCAGGATTATTTCTTCAGCCAAACATTCCTCAAAGGTTTTTGGGTTACTGAACGCCGCCATCCTAGCTCCTTCAGCAATCCAGCGTAATGCTAAGTCAACCCTCCTCTGCGGCGATATATCGACAGACTGGTGATAAACTATTCCACCGTACATTATTCTAGTCGTATCCTCACATGGCGCCGCATTTTCAACGGCTCTAACTAAAACTTCAATAGGATTCCTTCCAGTTTGAAGGTGAATTATCTCAAAAGCATTCTTCACGAATTTTATCGCTCTGGCTTTTTTACCGGCATTCTTTCCCGGGCGCATAAGCTGATTAACCAGTCTCTCAACAATATTTACTTCCGACTTTGCAAACCTATTGTGTTCATGCCTACCCATAGAGAGCGGCACGATTATGGGTCTAAGGCATATATACCTCTTAAGCCCAGGGTCCTTTACCTCAACATCCTTAAAGCTCCACTTACCAAAGAGCAGGTATTTTTCATACCACTCTTCAGGCCACTGGTTCTCGCTACTCAATCTCCTTCACCTAAATTAGACATATTTTTGGAATGAACTGGCTTATTTAAGGGTTATGGCTTAAGGACCCTTTCAATTAGATGAAGGAGAAGGTGAAGCTGCTCTATCTAATAGAAGCCTAGAACTTTGAGGAGAACAGCTTTAGCTGAATAGAGCCTATTTTCGCTTTGCTCGTATATTATTGACCTTGGATCCTCAATCATGTCTGAGCTTATCTCATATCCACGGTGGATTGGCATGTCATGCATTATCCAAGCACTGCTTTCAGCCATATTTTCCTTATTTATCTGATATGGCATCATAAGTTTCATTCGCCTCTCCTTCTCTTCGGCATACCTTGGGTCTGAAAAGAACTCCATGTCAACCCAAGTATCTGTGTAGACAAAGTCCGCATCCCTAATGGCTTCTTTGAAGTCTAATGTTCTCTTCCAAAGCCCGGATTTCTCAGCCTCCTCCAAAAGATCATCATCTCTTGACGGTTCATTGAAGATTGGTGTAACGGTCGTTATTTCTATGCCAACTTTTGTGCAAGCTTCTACCAGGGAGTTGCATACATTGTTATGTACGCCTACATATACAACTTTAACTCCTTCCAGCGTACCCTTCTTCTCCTTCATCGTTATTAGGTCAGCTATTATTTGGGTCGGATGATATTTTTCATCACAGCCGTTTATGACGGGTACTTTTGACGCCTTAGCCATGACTTGAAGATCCGCATGCCTCAATGTTCTGGCTAGAATGCAGTCAACGTTTCGTGAAAGATACTGCGTCTCATCATATATGTCCGCTATTGTAAAGTTTGTTGCTCTCCAATCCATATATATGGCGTGCCCTCCCATTTGAGTCATTGCAACCTCAAAGGAAACTCTAGTTCTTGTCGACGTCTTCTGAAATATCATTGCCAAAGTTTTTCCGCTTAAAGAACCTCGATATTTTTCTGGACTGTATTTTACCTCTAAGCCTTTATTAACAATCTCCATAATTTGTTGTCCAGACAAACCCTTAAAATTCAATAGATGCATGTTTAATTTGCCTCCAAGCTAAATTTATGGGTCATGCGGCGCTATTAAGCGTTATCGGTCTTCTGGAAAGATATTTTATATGTTAATGACAAAATATTCTTTTTATTGGAGGGAAATTCTTGAAGACCAGCGACCTAGAGGATCTAAAGATCCTTAGAGATGAGATAGCTAGACTAACTTTTGAGATAATTCGCTTATCCGGTGAAAGGTTAGTTTTAGCGAGAAAAATAGGTGAAATAAAGGCTAGAAACAATATGCCCATTGAGGATCCCGTGATTGAAAATGAGTTAAAGACGAAAATTGTAGATTTTAGCCGGAGACATGGTATAGATGAAGGATTTTCGCTTAAAATCTTGGAGTTACTACTTGAGGAGTCAAAACGGGTGCAACGTGAAGCTTTAGATGCCAAGAAAATGTGGGATAAGAAAGTTTTGGAGGTTTAAAAATTGTTTGTCGCAATAATCGGTGGAGCGGGAAGGATGGGATCATGGTTCACAAGATATTTTCTCGATCACGGTCATTATGTTACAATATTTGATATAAATATGGAGAAAGCCGCTTTAATCGCTAGATCCTTAGGTATTAAAGCATGTAAAAGCGGCGTTGAAGCTGCAAAAGATGCTGATCTATTATTAGTGGCGACACCAATAGAAATTACACCGAAAGTTATATCTGAAATTATGCTAGAATTGAAGAAGGGTTCGATCGTCGCCGAGATATCTTCGCTTAAATCTGGCATTCTCCCGGTTCTAAAGGAAGCTTCTAGGCTAGGATTAAAAACTTTATCTATTCATCCGCTTTTTGGATCTGGTGCGCAAGAGATGGCTGGTGAGAAGATCGCCCTAATACCGGTTAGCGATCCAGAGCTTGAAGAGAGCTTAGCAAAGGAGATTTTCCCGGAGGCTACTATAATTCCCGTAGACTGCCATACTCATGATAGAATTATGGCTTTAACCCTATCTTTAACACACTTCATAAACATTGTTTTTGCATCAATTGTTAGCGAAGAGGATACATGTATGTTGAAGCAGCTTGGTGGAACAACATTCACGCTGCAGTTCACATTAAGCGAAGCCGTCATGACGGAGGATCCATCGCTCTACGCATCGATTCAGATGAATAATGAGCACTCAGTCAAATATATTGATAAATTTGTGTCTAATGCTCTAAAACTAAAAAAGATTATTGAAACTAAAGATTCGGAAGGATTCGTGAGGTTCTATAAGGAAATATATAAAGCTCTCTCCAAAGATAAGGATCTTGAAATGGCGTATAGACGGATGTACCGTGCTCTCAAAGCCATTTAATGAGGTCTTCCGCTTATTGCATATATTTTAATCCTTGAGTTTTATAAGGGTTTTAGTATTTAAAACCCAAGGTAAATTTCTTATCTCATCTATCTTGGCGTTAAGTTCCTCAATCGTATAAGCTTGGATGAGAGCCGCTATATCATATTCGCCTGAAACCTCAAATACTCTATCTGTAATCTTCCTTATTTCTTGAGTCACTTCCCTCGTTTTAGCCGGCTCAGTTTCAACAAGAACTATCCCCTCAATATCAATGCTCGTTTCGATAGTAAACCTTTTTATCACCCCTTTTTCTCTCAATTGCTTTATTCTCCTTCTCACAGCTCCCTCTGTTAAACCAACTTTATTCGCTATCTCCGTATACTTAGCTCTCGCGTCTTCCTTTAATATACGCAGTATTTTTAAGTCAACTTGATCCACAATTTTAAATGATTCATTAAGTCTTAAAAATATTTTCGAAAAACGTAAAATAATTCTGTATTTTTGATACGTTTTTCGTAAAAAAGAAACGAAAAACATAAATAATAATTAAGTTTATTCAAGATTGTCGCTAAGAGGGGTAAGAAGTATGAGCATAAAAAGATTTGAGGGATGTTATACCGCTTTAATAACGCCAATGAAAAACAATTTCGACGTCGACTTAGAAGGGCTTAGAAGACTAGTTGAGTTCCAAGTCAAGGAAGGCGTCAGCGGAGTTCTCGCAGTCGGAACAACTGGCGAGAGCCCAACGTTAACTCATGAAGAGAGCATTAGGGTTATTAGAGAGACATACGAGGTTGCTGGCGGAAAATGCACTGTTATAGGAGGAACAGGGAGTAATTGCACCGAGAAAACTATGGAAATGACGAGGGAAGCGTATGATTTCGGTATCAGATGCATCTTACTTGTAGACCCATACTATAACGGACCGAGCTCGCTTGAGATAAGAAAGGAATACGTCGAGCCAATTGCGGAGGCTTTTCCAGATGTCCAAATGATACCGTATGTGATCCCGGGAAGAACTGGAACCCAGCTCTTGCCACAGGATTTGGCGATCCTTCACTCTAAATTTAAAAATATTAGGGCTGTAAAAGAAGCAACCGGAAATATCGAGAACATGAAATTGACTAGAAGGCTATGCGGCGAGGATTTTGACATATTATCTGGTGATGACGATAAAACTTACGAGATGATGATTAGCCCGGAAATACGCGCTAGCGGTGTGATCTCTGTTGCTTCAAACGTGGCACCGGGGGCCGTTCAAAGATTTACGAGGGCGATTCTTGAAAATAGGCATAAAGAGGCTGAAACGCTTCTTGAGGCTCTCAAACCATTCTTCTCGATAGTAACCGTTAGAACTGAGGAGGAAACCCCATATGGTAAAGTTTCCTGTAGATTTCGTAACCCGGTTCCGTGTAAAACGCTCATGAACATATTAGGCATGCCTTCAGGTCCCTGCAGACGCCCACTTGGAAAGATGACTAAAAGGGGTCTAGAGGTTGTTTTAAACGCTGCAAGAACCGTTTACGAGAAGAATCCTGAGATCCTTAAGCCCATAGAAGACTTCTTTGATGTAGACTTAAGTAGACGTTTATACGATGAGCGCTTTTGGGAGGGTTTAGCGTACGACCAATATTAAAATATGTGTAGCTGGCGCAACTGGCAGGATGGGTAGCACGCTAATACGGGAAGCCGTTGCAAGAAATTTCAAGGTTGTCGGCGCCATCGCAGCTAAAGATGACCCTAACATAGGTAAAACTTTAAGAGAGAGCGGAATCTGCGATTTAGAAGTCAAGATCGTTGACCCAACAAGAATCCCTGAAGCCGTCAAAGAGGCGGACGTGTATGTATCCTTCACTACACCTGAGGCCGAAGTCGCCAATCTGCCAGTGGTAGCCAATTTAGGCAGG includes:
- a CDS encoding uroporphyrinogen decarboxylase family protein encodes the protein MDLKGYYTSTIGSFPLEDSDANRERCIKDLVALGIDFPAYPQLSDMGRQFLDDLVAQNCGIIYERNRYRLVGKDIDVDVKPPGLKPFSWTMKYVREKGLKVNVKAAITGPFTLASYIEVGKEAALFNTALSDIRLVEQIAQIVSNVCREASKDSAMISIDEPILGVIIGARIAFKYTENEIVKILDNLKDSCKDIPIGIHVCGKISPRLADILLKTDLDFLSHEFHDSPENIKVYDPKRLKDNGKILSVGCVSSRNPRVESVDEILELMMKFKVYDDCLIFTPDCGFRNLLIEGSREKGYEAAIMKLRNMSEAVAKFRVLSSSN
- a CDS encoding metallophosphoesterase family protein is translated as MRLDDLFSESLRVSSQEYLRLIEHVNQILSEEEKGGGKLITLGKLIYVPPAGEAIIIGDIHGDLTSLKHILSETKFVEKALAKHDIYLIFLGDYGDRGIYSPEVYYVILTLKKFFPEKIILLQGNHEGPEDLLAYPHDLPYRLMRRFKADGLRIYSELSFLFRRFYTAAIVENRFVMLHGGVPSEAKSLEDLAFAYRKHPFESHLEEILWNDPSDDICGKKPSPRGAGYLFGEDVTKRFLEILNVKLVIRGHEPTFNGYKINHGGKILTLFSRKGSPYYNAYAAYAMLDLSIDPDSTCIEKFIRSF
- a CDS encoding Coenzyme F420 hydrogenase/dehydrogenase, beta subunit C-terminal domain: MPLQKVGFEETLKKAVVEQGLCVGCATCVVSCPFNCLEYIDSAPKIVSDCKVCGICAQICPRFDFSMPSLEEFVFGRKRSAEEEFGIYRRVVVAQTTSSDILNVCQDGGVVTSLLIFALEEGLINGAALSGKSPQEPLKAVPKLALSKSDMLENAGTRYTYSPNMLALREGVQKKIGRLAFVGTPCQIHAFRRMQMLPLKKYADSVKFTVGLFCSESFTYEGLIKHFLQEKMGILPSEVVKINIKGKMLLKMRSGEVKALSLKEVKDYACSFCSVCPDFSAELADISVGGLGLEGWSLTIVRTEMGEEIFRRAESKGMVKTKPVEDSRLIDLLIKMSKRKREASTKVGGLT
- the mch gene encoding methenyltetrahydromethanopterin cyclohydrolase gives rise to the protein MIPSVNSEAMKIVKEICENPEKYNVTVEKSCLGAHVIDAGIKAGGGFLIGKLIVEICLGGLGEAQLSLMHLGELDIPSVNVYTDYPSISTLGSQMAGWRIKVGEYTAMGSGPARALAQKPKSIYEKIGYKDEFGESVIVLESSREPPEEAIEMIAEACRISAERLFIVVASTSSIAGLTQVSGRIVEVGMYKLIELGLDPGIVSYAFGQAPIPPPHPDVIESMGRSNDAILYGGSAYYVVRHKDDSYLKSIAEEAVSSSSKDYGKTFAEIFKEAGQDFYKVDSKIFAPAKITIVNEKTGRIFTAGRINVDLLMRSLNYC
- a CDS encoding formylmethanofuran dehydrogenase subunit C encodes the protein MIFNITPKYEFRVPIYADCLSPDVFDGKSVEEIVKLKVWEGNKIRCLNDLFNVTLERSGGDEIIMYLTGNFIKVRKVGANMSRGKIIVNGNIGMHLGEGMSGGEIIVNGYADSWAGGSMKGGRIEINGSAGDGLGAPYRGSTEGMRGGSIVVHGDAGREVGCLMRGGLIRIYGSVKHFVGVNMIEGTILVHGDCAGKAGGGMRGGRIIICGHVPSILPTFSIDDVRPSVNVDGEKIIGPFYRFIGDMADDGDGRLFISKPKNPHLASHEKYLQ
- a CDS encoding formylmethanofuran dehydrogenase subunit A, giving the protein MIMLIKNGFVYDPLNDVDGEIMDICVKNGKIVEEVDEREAKTIDASGMIVMPGGIDIHTHIAGSEVNSGRLLRPEDHVYDVEPKTSLTRSGVGYSVPSTFTTGYRYVRMGYTFLCNPSMPPLEARHTHEELEDTPIVDKMTFPLLGDWWFVLEYLRDGLIKECAEHVAWMIMATKGYAIKIVNPGGLEAWGFGRNVKGLDDPVPYFNVTPKEIVRGLCTVSKILGLPHTIHVHTNRLGQPGNYVTTIETMDCVKDLALSDRPVIHITHCQFSAFKGDSWANMRSGAEEIARYVNAHKHVTLDMGQVIFTDTTTMTADGPWQYTLYELSGNKWVNHDVEVETSSGIVPFKYRKKSYVHATMWSIGLELALLIKDPWKIYLTTDHPNGGPFTEYPQIICWLMSRKTRERILKKINRKARAKSLLPSIDRELTFYEIAIITRAGQAKALGLKNKGHLGVGADADIAIYNVNPRKIDPSADYKVIRKAFARAAYTIKSGEIVAKDGEIVKAFDGKTYWINFAGMSLASDASLNAVANLKKKFREYWTVEFDNYFIPERYLKASMPITLEVKGV
- a CDS encoding 30S ribosomal protein S7 — protein: MSSENQWPEEWYEKYLLFGKWSFKDVEVKDPGLKRYICLRPIIVPLSMGRHEHNRFAKSEVNIVERLVNQLMRPGKNAGKKARAIKFVKNAFEIIHLQTGRNPIEVLVRAVENAAPCEDTTRIMYGGIVYHQSVDISPQRRVDLALRWIAEGARMAAFSNPKTFEECLAEEIILAANKDLKSYAIQRRNELERIALHAR
- a CDS encoding ornithine carbamoyltransferase, which encodes MHLLNFKGLSGQQIMEIVNKGLEVKYSPEKYRGSLSGKTLAMIFQKTSTRTRVSFEVAMTQMGGHAIYMDWRATNFTIADIYDETQYLSRNVDCILARTLRHADLQVMAKASKVPVINGCDEKYHPTQIIADLITMKEKKGTLEGVKVVYVGVHNNVCNSLVEACTKVGIEITTVTPIFNEPSRDDDLLEEAEKSGLWKRTLDFKEAIRDADFVYTDTWVDMEFFSDPRYAEEKERRMKLMMPYQINKENMAESSAWIMHDMPIHRGYEISSDMIEDPRSIIYEQSENRLYSAKAVLLKVLGFY
- a CDS encoding chorismate mutase, yielding MKTSDLEDLKILRDEIARLTFEIIRLSGERLVLARKIGEIKARNNMPIEDPVIENELKTKIVDFSRRHGIDEGFSLKILELLLEESKRVQREALDAKKMWDKKVLEV
- a CDS encoding prephenate dehydrogenase/arogenate dehydrogenase family protein, which produces MFVAIIGGAGRMGSWFTRYFLDHGHYVTIFDINMEKAALIARSLGIKACKSGVEAAKDADLLLVATPIEITPKVISEIMLELKKGSIVAEISSLKSGILPVLKEASRLGLKTLSIHPLFGSGAQEMAGEKIALIPVSDPELEESLAKEIFPEATIIPVDCHTHDRIMALTLSLTHFINIVFASIVSEEDTCMLKQLGGTTFTLQFTLSEAVMTEDPSLYASIQMNNEHSVKYIDKFVSNALKLKKIIETKDSEGFVRFYKEIYKALSKDKDLEMAYRRMYRALKAI
- a CDS encoding winged helix-turn-helix transcriptional regulator, producing the protein MDQVDLKILRILKEDARAKYTEIANKVGLTEGAVRRRIKQLREKGVIKRFTIETSIDIEGIVLVETEPAKTREVTQEIRKITDRVFEVSGEYDIAALIQAYTIEELNAKIDEIRNLPWVLNTKTLIKLKD
- the dapA gene encoding 4-hydroxy-tetrahydrodipicolinate synthase; amino-acid sequence: MSIKRFEGCYTALITPMKNNFDVDLEGLRRLVEFQVKEGVSGVLAVGTTGESPTLTHEESIRVIRETYEVAGGKCTVIGGTGSNCTEKTMEMTREAYDFGIRCILLVDPYYNGPSSLEIRKEYVEPIAEAFPDVQMIPYVIPGRTGTQLLPQDLAILHSKFKNIRAVKEATGNIENMKLTRRLCGEDFDILSGDDDKTYEMMISPEIRASGVISVASNVAPGAVQRFTRAILENRHKEAETLLEALKPFFSIVTVRTEEETPYGKVSCRFRNPVPCKTLMNILGMPSGPCRRPLGKMTKRGLEVVLNAARTVYEKNPEILKPIEDFFDVDLSRRLYDERFWEGLAYDQY